TCACATATATTAGCAATCCTGAAAAATTTATGAATATAGCTTTATGCATGAATGAAAAAATAGATGGATTATCTTTAATTGAAGCTGCTAAACTTTCAATTGAAGCTGTTAAAAAAATTTGTAAAGATATTAAAGTTCCATCTTTAAAAAATATTGGAATAAAAGAAGAAGAATTAAATAAGCTTGCTC
The Nitrososphaerota archaeon DNA segment above includes these coding regions:
- a CDS encoding iron-containing alcohol dehydrogenase; translated protein: TYISNPEKFMNIALCMNEKIDGLSLIEAAKLSIEAVKKICKDIKVPSLKNIGIKEEELNKLAPKMAEEAIASGSPANNPRKASIEEIIEIYKKAFYGF